A genomic segment from Hippoglossus stenolepis isolate QCI-W04-F060 chromosome 3, HSTE1.2, whole genome shotgun sequence encodes:
- the eif6 gene encoding eukaryotic translation initiation factor 6 has protein sequence MAVRASFEKNNEIGCFAKLTNTYCLVAIGGSENFYSVFEGELSETIPVVHASIAGCRIIGRMCVGNRHGLLVPSNTTDQELQHIRNSLPEAVKIQRVEERLSALGNVIACNDYVALVHPDLDRETEEILADTLKVEVFRQTVAEQVLVGSYCAFSNQGGLVHPKTTIEDQDELSSLLQVPLVAGTVNRGSEVIAAGMVVNDWCAFCGLDTTSTELSVIESVFRLSDSAQPSAIATSMRDSLIDSMA, from the exons ATGGCCGTCAGAGCTTCGTTCGAGAAGAACAATGAGATCGGCTGCTTCGCCAAACTCACCAACACCTACTGCCTGGTGGCGATAGGAGGCTCCGAGAACTTCTACAG TGTGTTTGAAGGAGAGCTGTCAGAAACCATCCCGGTGGTTCACGCCTCCATCGCAGGTTGTCGCATCATCGGGagaatgtgtgtgg GGAACCGTCACGGTCTTTTGGTGCCGAGCAACACGACGGaccaggagctgcagcacatcAGAAACAGTTTGCCGGAAGCCGTGAAGATCCAGAGAGTCGAGGAGCGGCTGTCCGCCCTCGGTAACGTCATCGCCTGCAACGACTACGTAGCGCTGGTCCACCCCGACCTCGACAGG GAGACGGAGGAGATCCTCGCCGACACCCTGAAGGTGGAGGTTTTCCGTCAGACGGTAGCCGAGCAGGTCCTGGTCGGCTCCTACTGTGCCTTCAGTAACCAGGGAGGCCTGGTCCACCCCAAGACGACGATAGAAGATCAGGACGAGCTGTCATCTCTGCTCCAAGTTCCCCTGGTG GCCGGCACGGTGAACCGGGGCAGCGAGGTGATCGCCGCGGGGATGGTGGTCAACGACTGGTGCGCGTTCTGCGGCCTGGACACCACCAGCACAGAGCTGTCCGTCATCGAGAGCGTGTTCCGACTCAGCGACTCGGCACAACCCTCCGCCATCGCCACCAGCATGAGGGACTCGCTCATCGACAG CATGGCCTAA